The genome window TTCGCTATTTATATCCACCTTTAGTGGAGAGCTTTTCAGATTAAATCTTTTCTTTAGGTTGCTCATTTGTTTTTTGGCATCTTCTAAAGTTTCTGATTGACAGCACTTAATTGTGTAAAATCTATTGCTATCTCTTCCATCGGCAGTTATGTAAATATCTTCAAGGTATTGTTTATAGAAGCTAGCAATTTTCACAGCGTCTTCTATACCCTTTCTTTTATTTATGACAAGAACATATTTAAAATTCTTTTCTTTATCTTTTACAACATTATAAGTGGAGGCGATAATGTAAGGCTTTATGTTAAATCTACTTTCAATCTCTCTTGATTTTTGAATAGCTTCTTCTGCTGCATTAATAGAACAACATCTAATCTTGTACCATGTTATTCCATTAGCGATGTCTTTTATTATATAACTATCCCCAATATGTTTTTTGTACATATTGTTTAAATTTGTGGCAACTTCTTTTGAATTGTTTGTTAAAAGCTGAAGTGTATAAGTTATTCCACTATTTTCTTTATAATCTTTTTCAAAGGAGCTCTCCTTTAAGTACCATTCACTAAATTCTAAAATTTGTGAGTTTAGATTGAATTTTCTTTTTAATTCAATCTTCTTTAATCTAAGGTCTTCTAAATTGTGGGTTGTCGGATAATAGTTAACAAGATATATAGGCTTGTTTTTATTGTTAGACCATGATTTATATATATAAAGATTTTCTAGATAACTACTATATAAATTAAAAATAGTTCTGGCATCATTTAAATTTTGTGTTTGTATTAGATTTAGCACCCATCTTTTTTTCTTTTCACTCTCTTTTGCTAATATTTCTCTTTTTTCTTTTGTATTTACTTTCCTGCTTGTATTATCTAAGGCAACCTTCAAGTTTTTTTCAGTTTTTATAGAACTCTTTGTTTTATCTATTTTTTGTTCATCTTTTGCAAGAGCTATACTATTTTTTTTATCTTTACCTTGTTTAACCTTTGCAACAGTTATATTATCTTTTTTTTCTGTTATTTTTAAATCACTTTTTGGAGTACCCATATTTTGTTCATTTAATTTTAGAGGTTTTTCTTGCAGCTTTGCATATTCCTCAGATAGATAATTATATTGATTATTTAAGGATATGATTATATATACTATAATCCCTAGAATAACAAAACATATTACAATGAATATTGTTATGGGGGTTAAACTTTTTCTGTCCTCACCCTCCTTTATTTTATCATAATCTTTCATTTACATCACCTCGGGTGCTTTTATACCCAATAAGTTTAACCCATTTTTTAATATAATTGCAACACTTTTACAAAGATTTAACCTTGCATTTGTGAGGCATATATTTTTTATATCTATTATTTTATAGTTATAATAATAACTATGAAAAAGAGATGCTAATTCTATTAGGTAGTTGGCTAATTTATTTGGCTCTAAAGTAGCTGCAGCCTGTTCGACAGTACTATTGTAAGAATACAAACATTTCATTAGCTTTATTTCTTCTTTATTTTCTAATAATTCAATATCACCGCATTGGTTAAATACTATATTATTCTCTTTTGCTTTTTTAAATAGGCTGTGGATCCTTGCGTGCGCATATTGAATATAGTAGACTGGATTGTTGATATTTTCTTCTTTTGCCAAGTCAATATTAAAATCTAGATGTGAATCTGGGGATCTCAAGCAATAAAATAGTCTAGCAACATCTACACTTACCTCATTTATCAGCCACTCTAGAGGAACAAACCTACTTTCCCTTGTTGACATTGATAATTTTTTGCCACCTTTTAGGATGCTAACCATTTGGATTATGACTATTTTTAGTTTTGTATCGTCATATCCTAATGCCTTTATTGCAGCCTTTAGGCGTTTTATGTAACCATGATGGTCAGCTCCCCATACATTTATTAAAGTATGGAAGTTCCTCTCCATTTTATTCCTGTGATATGCAATATCTGATGCAAAGTATGTGTATTCCCCGCTAGATTTGATTAATACCCTATCTTTATCATCACCAAATGCTGACGATTTAAACCAAAGTGCCCCATCTTTCTGGTAAGCAAAACCTTTATTAATCAAGATTGATAGGGTTTTATCTACATAACCATTTTTAAAAAGTTCTGCTTCACTAAAATAATTATCAAAAGTTATATTAAAATTTTTGAGATCCTCCTTTATATTTTCAAGTATTTTATATGCGCCATATTTAGCACATATTTGTATCGCTTCTTCTTGACTGAGTTTTAAAAGACTCTTATTTTTTTCTTTAACCAGATTATCTGCAATCTCTTTAATATAATTACCTTTATAACCATCTTCAGGGAAATTTGTAGTGGTGGTATTAAAGTGTTTAACATACCAATAATATATGCTTTTTCCTAAATTGATTATTTGATTGCCCCTGTCATTAACATAATATTCCTTTATAGTTTCATACCCCACAGCTTTTAGAATCCTTGCTACGCTGTCACCATAGCATGCACCTCTCCCGTGACCAATATGTAGTGGTCCTGTAGGATTGGCACTTACAAATTCTATCAATATATTCTTTCCCTTTCCTATTTTTTTGCTAATTAACGTTTTATTCTCTAGTACGTTTTTAAGAAATTCATGGAAGAATTGTTTCTTTAGAAATATGTTTATAAATCCATTCTTAACTTCAATATTTTCTACAAGATTTGAATCTATATTGTCAACTATATTTTTTGCAACATCATAAGGCTTTTTCTTTAATTTAGATGCAACGATAAAAGCTATATTTGTTGAAAAATCTCCAAATTCATCTTTTTTTTGTATCTCAATATTAAAGTTAAGATCATTAGCGTATTCTTCATCTAAAGATTTATAACTTTTTAACAAGGATTTAATTATTAATTCTTTTATATAATCTACCATATTTAAGCATAATTAGTTTATAAAAAAAAATTAGTATTACAATAGTAATCTATTGTAAAATAATAAAAGTTATCTTATAAATATATCAAATGGTTAAGTTTTATAATGTTTCTGTAATATATACGGGGAAAAAAAGGGCATTAGATAATATATCAATGCACATAAGAAAGGGAGAATTTGTGTACATAACAGGGCCCAGTGGCGCTGGCAAAACAACGCTGTTAAAGCTAATTTACTGTGATTTGCATCCTAGTGAGGGTGTGATATGTGTTTCCAATAAAGATATCAGTAGGATTTCTAGTAGGAGCATTCCTTATTTAAGAAGGAATGTAGGTGTTGTTTATCAAGATTTTAAGCTTATATATGATCAAAGTGTTTTTCAGAATCTATCATATGCACTAGAGATATTCTATATGTCCAAAAAAGATATTAGTATATATGTAGAGTCTATCCTGAAGAAACTAGAATTATATACAAAGAGGAACATCTTGGTAAAGCACTTGTCTGGCGGTGAGAAACAAAGGGTTGCAATAGCAAGGGCTCTTATAAATGATCCTCCTATAATATTACTTGATGAGCCAACAGGGAATTTAGATGAAAAAAAGGCTGATAGATTAATTGCAATTATAAAGGAATTTTTTAAGGAAAAAACTGTTATCTTTGCAACCCATGATACTACATTAATAGAAAAATATCCTGCTAGAATATTGGAGTTAAAAAATGGAAGACTTGTTTTTGACTCAATGCTAGGTAATGAAGAAGCTAATATTTCTAATTAAGAAGGGTCTTTTTTTATTTAAAAGAAATGTTGCAATCAATGTTGTCACAATTACAACAATTACAACAATACTTTTTATTTATAATGTTTTGTTTATTTTAGGTTACTCTTCTAATAATTTTCTAAAAAGACTATCAGAGGTTCAAACTATAAGGGCTTTTATTAAAGAAGGGAAAGAAGAAGAGGCAAAAGCAATTATTAAAAATTTAGAAAAACTAGATGCCGTTAAGAATATTACTTATTACAGCAAAGATGATACATATAGGTATATGAAAAAACAATTTGAAGGACCAGCCAATGAAATAGCTGATATGCCAAAGACATTATATCCATCCTTTTTAGAGATCAGTCTAAAAGATAAATATACAGATATAGATTATGTTAAAGAGTTTCAAAATATACTAAATAAATATGATGTATTTAAAGCAACCTCCTATGGTGAGAAATGGGTTCTCAATTTCTTAACTATAAAATTTGGTATTCATCTTTTTATATTTATTTTATCTGTTTTAATATCTATATCTATTGCTTCAATAATTTATAATACAATAAAAATAAATTTAGCCAAACGAAAAATGGAGGTGATGGTATACAATTTAGTTGGTGCTACCAGGTCTTTTATTGTCGTGCCATATATTGTGTGTACATTATTGGAGATTTTTATTGGCTTTGTTGTATCATACAGCTCAGCATATTTAATATTCTATATTTTAGATGTAGAAGTATTGCGTTCAATTGGAATTAATATTTTAAGTTTCCCTCCTTTAAGTGTTGTATTGTGTTTATTATTTGTAGTTTTATTTATAGCAATCTTTTCAAGTTCTTATAGCCTTGGGGTATTTTTAGATAATGTTGAGGAATATAATGAGTGAATTTTTAAATTATACAAAATATTTTTATTTTATTATTCTCTTCTTATTGTTTCAAAATGGTATTTCTTTTTGTGATGAAACCGGAAAAACATTTTCTTACGATTATGAAAGGATTAATAGGGAGATTGAACAGCAAAGAAGAGAATTAGAAACGATAAGGGATAGTAAAAAACGAATTGCAGAGTATATTACAACAATTGAAGACAAATTATTATTATTGAAAAAGAGTATTGCCAAATTAAATATAGAGCAAAGAAAACTTCAAGAGGATATATATAAGTTAAAAGAGGAATTAAATGAATTAGAATCCCGTTTAGATTCTTATAAAGAGGATATTATACTTAATAATATTTATATATTGAATAATTCACAGATGCTT of Deferribacterota bacterium contains these proteins:
- the argS gene encoding arginine--tRNA ligase, translated to MVDYIKELIIKSLLKSYKSLDEEYANDLNFNIEIQKKDEFGDFSTNIAFIVASKLKKKPYDVAKNIVDNIDSNLVENIEVKNGFINIFLKKQFFHEFLKNVLENKTLISKKIGKGKNILIEFVSANPTGPLHIGHGRGACYGDSVARILKAVGYETIKEYYVNDRGNQIINLGKSIYYWYVKHFNTTTTNFPEDGYKGNYIKEIADNLVKEKNKSLLKLSQEEAIQICAKYGAYKILENIKEDLKNFNITFDNYFSEAELFKNGYVDKTLSILINKGFAYQKDGALWFKSSAFGDDKDRVLIKSSGEYTYFASDIAYHRNKMERNFHTLINVWGADHHGYIKRLKAAIKALGYDDTKLKIVIIQMVSILKGGKKLSMSTRESRFVPLEWLINEVSVDVARLFYCLRSPDSHLDFNIDLAKEENINNPVYYIQYAHARIHSLFKKAKENNIVFNQCGDIELLENKEEIKLMKCLYSYNSTVEQAAATLEPNKLANYLIELASLFHSYYYNYKIIDIKNICLTNARLNLCKSVAIILKNGLNLLGIKAPEVM
- a CDS encoding ATP-binding cassette domain-containing protein yields the protein MVKFYNVSVIYTGKKRALDNISMHIRKGEFVYITGPSGAGKTTLLKLIYCDLHPSEGVICVSNKDISRISSRSIPYLRRNVGVVYQDFKLIYDQSVFQNLSYALEIFYMSKKDISIYVESILKKLELYTKRNILVKHLSGGEKQRVAIARALINDPPIILLDEPTGNLDEKKADRLIAIIKEFFKEKTVIFATHDTTLIEKYPARILELKNGRLVFDSMLGNEEANISN
- a CDS encoding permease-like cell division protein FtsX — translated: MKKLIFLIKKGLFLFKRNVAINVVTITTITTILFIYNVLFILGYSSNNFLKRLSEVQTIRAFIKEGKEEEAKAIIKNLEKLDAVKNITYYSKDDTYRYMKKQFEGPANEIADMPKTLYPSFLEISLKDKYTDIDYVKEFQNILNKYDVFKATSYGEKWVLNFLTIKFGIHLFIFILSVLISISIASIIYNTIKINLAKRKMEVMVYNLVGATRSFIVVPYIVCTLLEIFIGFVVSYSSAYLIFYILDVEVLRSIGINILSFPPLSVVLCLLFVVLFIAIFSSSYSLGVFLDNVEEYNE